One Peterkaempfera bronchialis DNA window includes the following coding sequences:
- a CDS encoding class I SAM-dependent methyltransferase, with protein sequence MSLFSGTADYYRQYRPGIPEEVASVLDQAVAPTEPRRLLDIGTGTGLVAEALLGRFDDIIAIDNDPDMLKGAEAALRPQLPDGASLSLIESTAENFRPPVGWRADLVTICRAFHWLDQATVLARLDDQVAPGGAVAILGDNSFWAADSPWKQSVRAVVQSFLGEERRAGDSTFKHHDRPYSEIMEESPFNRVEEIRVPVHRTWSTDSILGYLYSTSFAAPHLFVGRLGEFGAAVESALAQHSTEDAFPEDNEFLIRIGRRGTE encoded by the coding sequence ATGAGCCTGTTCAGCGGCACCGCCGACTACTACCGCCAGTACCGCCCGGGCATCCCCGAGGAGGTCGCATCCGTCCTCGACCAGGCCGTCGCACCCACCGAGCCCCGCCGGCTGCTGGACATCGGCACCGGCACCGGACTGGTCGCCGAAGCCCTGCTCGGCCGGTTCGACGACATCATCGCCATCGACAACGACCCCGACATGCTCAAGGGCGCCGAGGCGGCTCTCCGGCCCCAACTCCCCGACGGGGCCAGTCTGTCGCTCATCGAGTCGACGGCCGAGAACTTCAGGCCCCCGGTCGGCTGGCGCGCCGACCTCGTGACGATCTGCCGGGCCTTCCACTGGCTCGACCAGGCCACCGTGCTCGCCCGCCTCGACGACCAGGTCGCCCCCGGCGGTGCCGTCGCCATCCTCGGCGACAACAGCTTCTGGGCCGCCGACAGCCCCTGGAAGCAGTCCGTGCGCGCGGTCGTCCAGAGCTTCCTCGGCGAGGAACGGCGCGCTGGCGACAGCACCTTCAAGCACCACGACCGGCCCTACAGCGAAATCATGGAGGAGTCACCCTTCAACCGGGTCGAGGAGATCCGGGTGCCGGTCCACCGGACATGGAGCACCGACAGCATCCTCGGCTACCTCTACTCCACCAGTTTCGCCGCACCGCACCTCTTCGTAGGCCGCCTCGGCGAGTTCGGGGCGGCGGTGGAGAGCGCCCTCGCCCAGCACAGCACCGAGGACGCGTTCCCGGAGGACAACGAGTTCCTCATCCGCATCGGGCGGCGGGGCACCGAGTGA
- a CDS encoding ABC transporter substrate-binding protein yields MSVHHQPSPLRPDGMPTRRRLLGSAAGAAALLGLAACGSGGSGSKGAAGASVGASAGASAASTRVVDTAKGKVTVPARPQRVVILNDFPMAAMFDLGQLPVGLFNAGEEYVAQPYLERWRSIPKVSNGVGGTVEVEKVAALQPDLIIGIDAQPNLPYEQLSRLAPTVLLPFSKSKTPWRDMAEQTAVVLGLPDALAKLKQRYADRAAQIRKERAAVLARYRWALLQGGFDEGQWWLYGPESNIGGILAAAGARFSSGSVRVKEQASVSYELVTSRLSDADAIFYYTTNDGKPANLGPKLFAQQSFQKLPAVRAGHLYGSIAFLPAGYTEALMALDDFDSALRKL; encoded by the coding sequence GTGTCCGTGCACCACCAGCCCTCACCGCTCCGCCCCGACGGGATGCCGACCCGGCGCCGCCTGCTCGGCTCGGCTGCGGGCGCCGCCGCCCTGCTGGGCCTTGCCGCCTGCGGCTCGGGCGGCTCCGGCTCCAAGGGTGCCGCTGGGGCGTCCGTCGGGGCGTCCGCCGGGGCGTCGGCCGCCTCGACCCGGGTGGTCGACACCGCCAAGGGGAAGGTCACGGTACCGGCCCGGCCCCAGCGGGTGGTGATCCTCAATGACTTCCCGATGGCCGCGATGTTCGACCTCGGGCAGCTGCCGGTGGGCCTCTTCAACGCCGGCGAGGAGTATGTCGCGCAGCCGTACCTGGAGCGGTGGCGCTCCATCCCCAAGGTCTCCAACGGCGTCGGCGGCACCGTGGAGGTCGAGAAGGTGGCCGCCCTCCAGCCGGACCTGATCATCGGCATCGACGCCCAACCCAACCTGCCGTATGAGCAGCTCAGCCGACTGGCGCCGACCGTACTGCTGCCCTTCAGCAAGTCCAAGACCCCCTGGCGGGACATGGCGGAGCAGACCGCCGTGGTCCTCGGCCTGCCGGACGCCCTCGCCAAGCTCAAGCAGCGCTACGCCGACCGGGCGGCGCAGATCAGGAAGGAGCGCGCGGCGGTGCTGGCGCGCTACCGCTGGGCCCTGCTCCAGGGCGGCTTCGACGAGGGTCAGTGGTGGCTCTACGGACCCGAATCCAACATCGGCGGCATCCTCGCCGCCGCCGGGGCCCGCTTCTCCAGCGGCTCCGTGCGGGTGAAGGAGCAGGCGTCGGTCTCCTATGAGCTGGTGACCTCCCGGCTCTCCGACGCGGACGCGATCTTCTACTACACGACCAACGACGGGAAGCCGGCCAACCTCGGCCCCAAGCTCTTCGCCCAGCAGTCCTTCCAGAAGCTGCCCGCCGTGCGGGCCGGCCACCTCTACGGCAGCATCGCCTTCCTGCCCGCCGGCTACACCGAGGCGCTGATGGCGCTGGACGACTTCGACAGCGCGCTGCGGAAGCTGTGA
- a CDS encoding ABC transporter transmembrane domain-containing protein, translated as MSVASGTAEDQGTDGGPAGAAAPQRGPDALLAATARGQAAQLTTATLLIVGHQSCEALVPVLVGVVVDRAVDGGTGRSLLLWLTLLGLDFIALSLCFRFGSRASTRATEGAAHTLRVALAGRLLAPHGGADRDRLPGDLLTVVTSDAQQVGRFNSTLTTAAGAVAALTLGAVLLLRMSVLLGLVVLLGTPLVLAVMHRLGQPLERRSAAEQAAAARAAGTAVDLVGGLRVLKGLRAERPAFDRYRETSRTSLRATVAAARAEALLDGGAVLLAGILVTAVALVAGRLAVQGRIGLGDLIACAGLCQFLIGPTQSLMSVGPALARARASARRAVALLDAPPAVSGGTHTPAAPVTGALSVHGLTHGRLHGLTLDIAPGEHLGLVAPDPAEAADLLGCLSGDTTPTTGSIHLDGTPLADLTLEAARAAILVAPHQPYLFDGTLLANLHDGHPHPHPLPQPCRPPPRPHRPLPQPHRPVLQPRRPLPRARRPPPQPGRPVLQPRRPLPRARRSPPQPRRPLPRSRRPPPQPRRPLPRPHRPPPQPRRPPPQPRRPLPRPHRPPPRPHRPPPQPRRPPPQPRRPPPQPHRPLPQPRRPPPQPRRPPRHPEPFRPTWSGSPTGGRWPPPQPTNWPRAFPTACTPGSGSRAPSSPAVSASGSPWPEPCGRSPRCWSSMNPPAPSTP; from the coding sequence ATGTCCGTCGCCTCCGGCACCGCCGAGGACCAGGGCACGGACGGCGGACCCGCTGGCGCCGCCGCCCCGCAGCGCGGCCCGGACGCGCTGCTGGCCGCCACCGCGCGCGGACAGGCCGCCCAGCTCACCACGGCAACGCTGCTCATCGTCGGCCACCAGAGCTGCGAGGCCCTGGTCCCGGTGCTGGTGGGCGTGGTCGTGGACCGCGCGGTGGACGGCGGCACCGGCCGCTCGCTGCTGCTCTGGCTCACCCTGCTGGGCTTGGACTTCATCGCCCTCTCGCTCTGCTTCCGCTTCGGCTCCCGGGCCTCCACCCGCGCCACCGAGGGCGCCGCCCACACCCTGCGGGTCGCGCTCGCCGGACGGCTGCTGGCCCCCCACGGCGGCGCCGACCGCGACCGGCTGCCGGGCGACCTGCTGACCGTCGTCACCTCCGACGCCCAGCAGGTCGGCCGGTTCAACTCCACCCTCACCACCGCCGCCGGAGCGGTCGCCGCCCTCACCCTGGGCGCCGTCCTGCTGCTGCGGATGTCCGTCCTGCTCGGCCTGGTCGTCCTGCTCGGCACCCCGCTGGTCCTCGCCGTGATGCACCGGCTGGGGCAGCCCCTGGAACGGCGCAGCGCCGCCGAGCAGGCCGCCGCCGCCCGCGCCGCCGGGACCGCCGTGGACCTGGTCGGCGGCCTACGGGTGCTCAAGGGCCTGCGGGCCGAGCGCCCGGCCTTCGACCGGTACCGGGAGACCAGCCGGACCAGCCTGCGCGCCACCGTCGCGGCGGCCCGCGCCGAAGCCCTGCTGGACGGGGGCGCGGTGCTGCTCGCCGGAATCCTGGTCACCGCCGTCGCCCTGGTCGCCGGGCGCCTCGCGGTGCAGGGCCGGATCGGCCTCGGCGACCTGATCGCCTGCGCCGGACTCTGCCAGTTCCTCATCGGCCCCACCCAGTCCCTGATGTCCGTCGGACCCGCCCTGGCCCGCGCCCGGGCCTCCGCCCGCCGGGCGGTGGCCCTGCTCGACGCCCCACCCGCCGTCTCCGGCGGGACGCACACCCCGGCCGCACCGGTGACCGGCGCCCTGAGCGTCCACGGCCTGACCCACGGACGGCTGCACGGCCTGACCCTGGACATCGCCCCGGGAGAACACCTCGGCCTGGTCGCCCCCGACCCCGCCGAGGCGGCCGACCTGCTGGGCTGCCTCTCCGGCGACACGACCCCCACCACCGGCTCCATCCACCTCGACGGGACACCACTGGCCGACCTCACCCTCGAAGCAGCCCGCGCCGCAATCCTGGTGGCACCTCACCAGCCATACCTCTTCGACGGCACCCTCCTGGCCAACCTCCACGACGGCCACCCCCACCCCCACCCCTTGCCCCAACCCTGCCGACCCCCGCCCCGACCCCACCGACCCCTGCCCCAACCCCACCGACCCGTGCTTCAACCGCGCCGACCCCTGCCCCGAGCCCGTCGGCCTCCGCCCCAACCCGGCCGACCCGTGCTTCAACCGCGCCGACCCCTGCCCCGAGCCCGTCGTTCTCCGCCTCAACCCCGCCGACCCCTGCCTCGATCTCGTCGGCCTCCGCCTCAACCCCGCAGGCCCCTGCCCCGACCCCACCGACCTCCGCCTCAACCGCGCCGACCTCCGCCTCAACCGCGCCGACCTCTGCCCCGACCCCACCGACCTCCGCCCCGACCCCACCGACCTCCGCCTCAACCGCGCCGACCTCCGCCTCAACCGCGCCGACCTCCGCCCCAACCCCACCGACCCCTGCCCCAACCCCGCCGCCCTCCGCCTCAACCCCGCCGACCTCCACGCCACCCGGAGCCGTTCCGGCCGACCTGGTCGGGGTCGCCGACCGGCGGGCGCTGGCCGCCGCCGCAGCCGACGAACTGGCCCAGAGCCTTCCCGACGGCCTGCACACCCGGCTCGGGGAGCAGGGCGCCTTCCTCTCCGGCGGTCAGCGCCAGCGGGTCGCCCTGGCCCGAGCCCTGCGGGCGGAGCCCCCGGTGCTGGTCCTCCATGAACCCACCAGCGCCATCGACACCGTGA
- a CDS encoding AraC family transcriptional regulator: MSPNGQPRAEAPDPAAICVRTFDMQPGQRFDLHDHETHQLAWSPSGVLTVDIGDRSWVLPPTMALWIPAGVPHATGATRPALMRSVYLPPAHCPAGWHDPTVVGVGPLLRELITHLAAPDLGPGARSRAEAVLFDLLRPVGVTTIDVPMPLDTRARRVAEALIAHPSDERTLDGWGREVGASGRTLARLFAAETGMPFGRWRTRVRLRAALGHLAANRPLASVARRVGYSTPSAFVAAFRLETGRTPGAYFADPPRSARG; the protein is encoded by the coding sequence ATGTCGCCGAACGGACAACCCCGCGCGGAGGCGCCGGACCCGGCCGCGATCTGCGTGCGGACCTTCGACATGCAGCCGGGCCAGCGCTTCGACCTGCACGACCATGAGACCCACCAACTGGCCTGGAGCCCGAGCGGTGTACTGACCGTGGACATCGGCGACCGCTCCTGGGTGCTGCCGCCGACCATGGCGCTCTGGATACCGGCCGGGGTCCCCCATGCGACCGGGGCCACCCGTCCCGCGCTGATGCGGAGCGTCTATCTGCCGCCCGCGCACTGCCCGGCCGGGTGGCACGACCCGACGGTGGTCGGGGTGGGCCCGCTGCTGCGCGAGCTGATCACCCATCTGGCCGCCCCGGACCTCGGTCCGGGCGCGCGGTCCCGGGCCGAGGCCGTCCTCTTCGACCTGCTGCGGCCGGTGGGCGTGACCACCATCGATGTGCCCATGCCGCTGGACACCCGGGCCCGCCGGGTCGCCGAGGCGCTGATCGCCCATCCCTCGGACGAGCGGACGCTGGACGGCTGGGGCCGCGAGGTGGGCGCCAGCGGCCGTACGCTGGCGCGGCTCTTCGCCGCCGAGACCGGCATGCCGTTCGGCCGCTGGCGGACCCGGGTGCGGCTGCGGGCCGCCCTCGGGCACCTGGCGGCCAACCGGCCGCTGGCGTCGGTGGCCCGCCGGGTCGGCTACTCCACGCCCAGCGCGTTCGTGGCCGCGTTCCGGCTGGAGACCGGGCGCACCCCCGGCGCCTACTTCGCCGATCCGCCCCGCTCCGCCCGGGGCTGA
- a CDS encoding ABC transporter ATP-binding protein, whose product MTGDEYVLLPTATPSRTRRLAAELVRPQRRLALLAALVFAAEAAAGLVGPLALGWIVDTVQRRGGTGEVAMAAAVLLTAAAVQAALAAAGRALVAQVGETALARLRERVVARVLALPARRIEEAGTGDLAARVGDDASLVAAAVRSVLPDLAGSALTIGFTVLGLAALDWRFALAGLCALPVQAAALRWYLRHSGPLYAAERVAGGERTRQILESVGGVETVRAFRLGGDHTRRVAERSGTALGFAVRATAMRSKFFGRLNVAEFIGLGLILVAGFHLVRSGQARVGEATAAALLFTRLFDPVNLLLALVARAQEAGAGLARLVGVADLVPADDLTVPDPSGTPAVRRSQDPPPVRVSGVHHAYRPGHPVLHGIDLRLAPGELVTLVGTSGAGKSTLARIVAGVHPPTAGEVVIGSDRPSVLLLDQDTHVFAGTLADNLLPARPDAAEPDLLAALDQAGALPWVQALPQGLRTVVGAGGTRLTPVQAQQLALARLALADPPVAVLDEAAAEAGSDGARTLEAAAREILRGRTALVVAHRLAQAVTADRVVVLDAGRIVEQGPHHQLAAAGGRYAALWAAWPGHTADEPTPLTP is encoded by the coding sequence GTGACCGGCGACGAGTACGTCCTGCTCCCCACGGCCACGCCGTCCCGCACCCGGCGGCTGGCCGCCGAACTGGTCCGCCCGCAGCGCCGACTCGCCCTGCTGGCCGCCCTGGTCTTCGCGGCCGAGGCCGCCGCCGGTCTGGTCGGGCCGCTGGCGCTGGGGTGGATCGTCGACACCGTGCAGCGGCGCGGCGGTACGGGAGAGGTGGCCATGGCCGCCGCCGTACTGCTGACCGCCGCAGCGGTGCAGGCGGCGCTGGCCGCCGCCGGACGCGCCCTGGTGGCCCAGGTCGGCGAGACCGCCCTCGCCCGGCTGCGCGAACGCGTGGTCGCCCGCGTCCTGGCGCTGCCCGCCCGCCGCATCGAGGAGGCCGGTACCGGAGATCTGGCGGCGCGGGTCGGCGACGACGCCTCGCTGGTCGCCGCCGCCGTCCGCAGCGTGCTCCCGGACCTGGCGGGCTCGGCGCTGACCATCGGCTTCACGGTGCTCGGACTCGCCGCCCTGGACTGGCGGTTCGCGCTGGCCGGGCTGTGTGCGCTGCCCGTCCAGGCCGCCGCGCTGCGCTGGTATCTGCGCCACTCCGGTCCGCTGTACGCGGCCGAGCGGGTCGCCGGGGGAGAGCGGACCCGGCAGATCCTGGAGTCGGTGGGCGGGGTCGAGACGGTCCGGGCGTTCCGGCTGGGCGGCGACCACACCCGCCGGGTCGCCGAGCGGTCCGGCACCGCCCTGGGCTTCGCGGTACGGGCGACCGCGATGCGGTCGAAGTTCTTCGGCCGGCTCAATGTCGCCGAGTTCATCGGGCTGGGACTGATCCTGGTGGCCGGGTTCCACCTGGTCCGCTCCGGCCAGGCCCGGGTGGGCGAGGCGACTGCGGCGGCGCTGCTCTTCACCCGCCTCTTCGACCCGGTGAACCTGCTGCTGGCCCTGGTCGCCCGGGCCCAGGAGGCGGGCGCCGGACTGGCCCGCCTGGTGGGCGTGGCCGACCTCGTCCCGGCCGACGACCTCACCGTCCCGGACCCCTCGGGCACCCCGGCCGTCCGCCGCTCCCAGGACCCGCCCCCGGTACGGGTGTCCGGGGTGCACCACGCGTACCGGCCCGGCCATCCGGTACTGCACGGCATCGACCTGCGGCTGGCACCCGGGGAACTGGTCACGCTCGTCGGTACCAGCGGGGCGGGCAAGAGCACCCTGGCCCGGATCGTCGCCGGGGTACACCCGCCCACCGCCGGGGAGGTCGTCATCGGCTCCGACCGGCCCTCGGTGCTGCTGCTGGACCAGGACACCCATGTGTTCGCCGGGACCCTCGCCGACAACCTGCTGCCCGCCCGCCCGGACGCCGCCGAGCCGGACCTGCTCGCGGCACTCGACCAGGCCGGAGCCCTGCCGTGGGTGCAGGCCCTGCCGCAGGGACTGCGGACCGTGGTCGGCGCGGGCGGCACCCGGCTGACGCCCGTCCAGGCCCAGCAACTCGCCCTGGCCAGGCTGGCGTTGGCCGACCCGCCGGTCGCCGTCCTGGACGAGGCGGCGGCTGAAGCCGGCAGCGACGGCGCCCGTACGCTGGAGGCCGCCGCCCGCGAGATCCTGCGCGGCCGCACCGCCCTGGTGGTCGCCCACCGCCTCGCCCAGGCGGTCACCGCCGACCGCGTGGTCGTCCTCGACGCGGGACGCATCGTCGAGCAGGGCCCCCACCACCAACTGGCCGCCGCCGGCGGCCGCTACGCCGCCCTCTGGGCCGCCTGGCCCGGCCACACCGCCGACGAACCGACCCCCCTCACCCCATAG